Genomic DNA from Vicugna pacos chromosome 14, VicPac4, whole genome shotgun sequence:
AAAAACTAATAGGATCTTTGATCTATTTAACAGTATTTATatcatctcttttaaaaaaaattgagctcAATATTTTAAGATTAGTTAAAGTGAAATTCCTCAATAATTATattgtaaacaaaaaaaaaatctggtggaAAATAGAATCTATGAGATGGTTAAAAATTAGGAGagattatagttttaaaaattgtgtctggTTAAAGAGAAGCCAAACAATTGGAAGTATCAATTGATtccatttctattaaaataaaatggagatgggatagaaagatgaaaattaattATTGTGAGTACATATCAGTCTTTAACAATAGAGACTCAATACTatgaattaatatataaataagataCCTGATAAGTAGCAGTTCTGTTTTGCTCCCTTTGGCGGGCACCCCATGGTATTTACCATATGCATGGTAGTTCTCTTTCTGTGCACTAGGGGGAGGTGTGACACAATTACTCTGGAGGAGTGGTGGGCAAATTGGTGTCTATGAGGATGTTTCATTTTACTGGTCTCTTAGACACTGTGTTTTCCCCTCATTTGCGTAACAGCACATCTAATTAAAGATAATCAATGGAGCATAATACCCTTTTCTTGGAACTTTTTCATTCTCTTGTTTTTGCATTATTGTAAACCTCAAGTAAGGATATTTTATGAGTTTCCTTGAATTAGTATGGAATGCAAGAAAAATATAGATTTGTCATATTTAAAAGGTAATGATTAATAAATGAGTTTGTAACCTCTACTCTTGATTTGCTAGCTGCTGCCTTTAAAGCCTCAAAACCTCAGCTTCCAAGAAACATGCACTGGGACCACCCCTGAGAAATGTACAGGTGAGGTTTCATGGGGCAGTACAGTTAGGAACGTGCTCCATAAAACAACCCAGACTTCTACAAAGCTCTAACTCCCCTCTTTAGCAAAGGCAAATGCAAGACAAGCTACCTATTTAGAAAATACAACGACATTTTGGGATTTGATGGTCTGGCTCctctttgaatttttaaactgttaaaGTTAGTCTGTTAAGGGAGGGGTGAATTTTGGATCCAGATCAGACTGCAAATTCACATTATAGGTTATCTCATTGAATCCTCTGAGAAATAAATAGCTCCTTGGCCTGAATCTTTAAGCAATTATCCCAACAACAGTCATCAGAACTTTCTTGTAATTGGTCtggatttgattttcttttaacctTGAATGCTTCATGTTACAGATTCGTACGTTAGTCATTCACAATTTATAAATGGCAACTTAACTTTAGTATTTATGAATTGTGATCAATAAATACTCTAGCAATTAAAACATTCACCTTTTCTATTTCAATACTTCAATTTTCTTCTCACATTCTTAACTCTTTCCCAGAATGGCTGGAGAAGGAGCAAAGCAGTCCTCGCTTGTAGATGTTTGTGATAACTGGGGAGAAAGAATCTCTGAGATTAGGAACTGCAGTTGTAGAAGAAGTAGATGAATcatgagtctctctctctctttctctctctctctctctctctctctctctctctctctctctctctgtgtgtgtgtgtgtgttggtagtggtggtggtattATTACTTAGAAAGCATGAATTTTAACAAATCTCCCACTGACCTGCGATCTCCCACTGATCTGCCTTTACATTTAGTTCGGCTTCTAGGCATAGGGGCTTTGGCAAATGTGGTCATCAAGACTTATTTAGTCTTAAGGAGATAACATTCAAACTGCCATGTGGAGCTTTAATAACAAGATCAAGGTAAACAATACACCAGAACTACTGTGAGTGAGTATATGGATGTTCACTTTACTTTGTATTTGGGCAGAGTTGCTAGAGTCTCACAAGGGTAAAGCCCTAAGTATTATTTAGCCGGATTTGAGTTTTAACAAGCTACAAAGATTGAATTGACCCTAAGCCTTTCTCCTTAAGGGAGAGGCATTTTTCCTCTGGGGAGACACGGCCTCTCTTTCACTGGGCTTCTGCTTTTCTTCTGAAACACTTTCATAATCAAGTGACTTTCCTTGCCAGGGTGCCTGGGGACAGCTGATTTTTCTCTGAGGATAGAGAAAGTTACATATTGATTGCTGTTGCTCGCAGCTGTTTGCACCAGCGTAGGCAGAAGCCGGCACGCTAGCACCCTCGGGTCTACACACGCTCACTGAAATGCACAACACACTCCCCAGAAACACCCCCCCGCCtcgcgcgcgcacacacaaacacacacgcacaccgcTCTGCACCTCATTGGAGACGAGTCCACGCGCAGCCGGAAGATCTGCGCCTCTCTTGGTATGGGTGGCTGGATGGTGccggggagtgtgtgtgtgtgcgtctgtgtgtgtgtgtgtgtgtgtgtgtgtaccgaAGGAAGACTGCAGCTACCTTATTCTGCAAGCACGCTGTGATTGCAGTTCCCGTGTACAttggataaaaaaaataaataaattgctgtcaaactttttttttttaattcactcctTTCCAGAGGAAGACGGTGGAGGCGCTTCTCTTGGTAGTTAAGGACTCGGGAGAACCTGCGGCGAGGCCCTGGGCGCTGCCGCCACGGCGGAGCGCAGGGCTCCACTAGCCCGACGGGTCTCCCATCTAACTGATCTAATCAATGGCTCGGAAGCTCTGGGGCTTCGGGCTCCGCCCCCGCcagtctctcctcctccttccattgGGCGCGGGCCGAGGGGGCAGGGCCTTGCTCCTCACGCGGATTGGCTGGCAGGGAATCAGTATCAATGTTTAAGCGGCGGCGTGAGGTGAATAGAGTCAGTCAGCAAGAAGCGCTGGGGAGAGAGCAGGGACTGCGAGCCCGGCGGATGCGGCAGCGCGGAGGGCGGCTGGGGAGACGCTACTCCAACTGTTGAATTTTCACCTTTTCATTTCCACCGAAGCTTTGCTTGCGGAGATGGATTTATTTGCTTTGAAATCCGCACGTCTTTCGCAGGCTGTGAGCTGATCCTGACAGGCACCAGACTGAAAGAGACCACCCGtgacagaaaaggaggaaaaaaaaaaaaccctccacaacGGACTGCACAATTAACTACGCACGCCGGTGCTGGACTTTGTGAATagagaacacaggggaaaacCGTGAACTGTGATGCGGGGCTAAGCTTTGAACAGTCATTGtaatcctgattttttttctttttttcctaagactCTGAAAGATTTGTGGGTTCCTCACGCCTAACCAAAaggaaaggttttaaaaaataaatacacacacctaGCAAAACAGACGCCTTGTTTTCCAGAGCCTCGGACTCCGGCAGAAAGAGGTAGAGTAAAAGTGCTGCTGGGTTCAGCTtcaccttcccccttccctccctccccttctctcgctttttttttttttcctttttcaccaAAACATGAATCTGGCTTTTCTTTCTGTAGAGTGAGTCAGAGAAAGCGTTAGAAAGAAGCCACAACTAATGTCTGTGAAGGGAGGACCATGAGGCGAGAGTGAATACGATTCGTTCCGCTGCTTCTGACTCATCGGGCAGATCGGAACACCTGCATTTCTGGATGTGTCATTCCCGTATGTCGAGGCGCCTCGAGAACTCGAAATAATGTATAGACAGACCTGTGCCTAACATCCCCCGGGCGGCAGCTCCCCGGGGTGGGCGCCCCAGGCTGGACCGCTGCGGCCGCAGCCCCTCGCCCGCTGCCCTCGCGAGTCGCCCAGACTGTATGAGCGAGACTGCAGAAAGCATCACGCCAAACCTTGATGTGTTCCTTTCATCCAGCCCACTCCTCCTACTATAGAAAAaattgaagcaaaaaaaaaaaacccgcacTTTATTCGCTTCaaatattcacttttatttctcgCCAAGGTTTTCCTTTCTAGATGAAGAGGACTGGGAGGCAGGGCCATTGGAAGGAGATGCtgaatagaaagaaaagagaggcacTTGAcagcccagccctgtgaatgCAGAGACTGTTTCCCTTCTAACGAGAGACAGGGAGAGTGTGTGTGCGAGCACTGGGAGGGTGGCTCCCCTTCCTTTTTATtccgcctccccctcccctttcaaATCTGCACATCCAACCATGAGTTGCCTGTTGATTTCCTTTCGtctgggaagaaaagaaaactggaattAAACTGCATCTAGAGAAGTCCTGGCTCGCGGGGAGAGAATGGGATGGTAGCGGCGGCTACTGGCTTGGCGTAGAGAAATCACGGAGTGTGTTCTACGAACAGAGGCggagatatatctatatatttttctcCTCCCAGTAGACTCACACCACAAACGCTGATCAGACTGTGGCTTTCTTGGCTTGGGGGAAAGCCTTTTccgaggaagagagggaggagccTGGGAAAGGGAGGAAACTACAAATCGGAACACTAGTTCTTTGCGCTGcatttcctcccctccctttgGCTGCTcggaaagaagagggagagagagagagagagaaatcttggCTGGGAGATGCagtccgccgccgccgccgccgcctcagccggcAATGCAAGATTAGATCTCTAAATGCAGCAAAACACTGCCTGAAAACAGTCCAGCCCGCGAAGCAAGCAGACATTTCACAGGGCTCCGGGGAAGCTTGAAAATATATCTGACTCTTTTCGTTGTTCCTCATCCCCATCAATTTCATCACAGGAGGCGAGAAACAAGTAAGGATTTCACTTTCCGATCTGCCTGGAGACACACCTCCCcgctccctcccccacccgaTGTGAAGAGTATTCCGGAGGCAAAAGGCAGAAGTGGATTTGCAGCGCCCTAGCGGGAGCGAGGAAAACCTACGGATTCTTTAGCTCATTATCATCCTTCCCAGACGCTATTTCCTTCTTATCGCTGGTCTCATCGCTCAAGTTTGAGTCGCCCGAAGTCCCGGCGGGAGAGACAAAGCCCCGGGCTCGCCCCCAGCCGCAGGGAGCCTCCGCCTTGCTCAGTGCCCCTGCGGCTCCGCTGCGCTGCTGCTTCTCGCCCAGTGCGGATGCTGTAGATCAACAGGTTCGGGGAACTTGAGAGGAATAAGGAGAGACCGCCAGGTGCAGCAGCCCGGGagcggaaggaaggaaggacccaCAGACTTGAGGTTCGCGTCGCGCGCGCACACTGCCCCAAGCTGGCGCGCACCCATCCATTCGCCCCTCCAGTCCGGCTGCTTCTGCCAACACCCCACCGGTCTGGGATGTACCTTTCCATCTGTTGCTGTTTCCTCCTATGGGCCCCTGCCCTGACGCTCAAAAACCTGAACTACTCCGTACCGGAGGAGCAAGGGGCCGGCACGGTGATCGGCAACATCGGCAAGGATGCTCGACTGCAGCCTGGGCTTCTGCCCGCAGAgcgcggcggtggcggcggcggcggcgggcgcagCAAGTCTGGTAGCTACCGGGTGCTGGAGAACTCGGCGCCGCACCTCCTGGACGTGGACGCCGACAGCGGGCTCCTGTACACCAAGCAGCGCATCGACCGCGAGTCCCTGTGCCGCCACAATGCCAAGTGCCAGCTGTCCCTCGAGGTGTTTGCCAACGACAAGGAGATCTGCATGATCAAGGTGGAGATCCAGGACATCAACGACAATGCTCCGTCCTTCCCCTCCGACCAGATTGAGATGGACATCTCCGAGAACGCGGCCCCCGGCACCCGCTTCCCTCTCACCAGCGCGCACGACCCGGACGCGGGTGAGAACGGGCTCCGCACCTACCTGCTTACGCGCGACGACCACGGCCTCTTCGCGCTGGACGTCAAGTCCCGCGGCGACGGCACCAAGTTCCCAGAGCTAGTTATCCAGAAGGCACTGGACCGCGAGCAGCAGAACCACCACACGCTCGTTCTGACCGCCCTGGATGGCGGCGAGCCGCCGCGCTCCGCCACCGTGCAGATCAACGTGAAGGTGATTGACTCTAACGACAACAGCCCGGTCTTCGAGGCGCCCTCCTACCTGGTAGAGCTGCCCGAGAACGCCCCGCTGGGCACCGTGGTCATTGACCTGAACGCCACCGACGCCGACGAGGGTCCCAACGGCGAAGTGATCTACTCCTTCAGCAGCTATGTACCCGACCGCGTGCGGGAGCTCTTCTCCATTGACCCCAAGACCGGCCTGATCCGTGTCAAGGGCAACCTGGACTATGAGGAGAATGGGATGCTGGAGATCGATGTACAGGCCCGAGACATGGGTCCCAACCCCATCCCGGCCCATTGCAAGGTCACTGTCAAGCTCATCGACCGCAACGACAACGCGCCGTCCATCGGTTTCGTCTCCGTGCGCCAGGGGGCGCTGAGCGAGGCCGCCCCGCCCGGCACCGTCATCGCCCTGGTGCGGGTCACTGACCGAGACTCGGGCAAGAATGGGCAGCTGCAGTGCAGGGTCCTGGGCGGAGgtggggcgggcggcggcggcggcggcctggGCGGGCCGGGAGGTTCTGTGCCCTTCAAGCTGGAGGAGAACTACGACAACTTCTACACCGTGGTGACTGACCGCCCGCTGGACCGCGAGACACAAGACGAGTACAACGTGACGATTGTGGCGCGGGACGGGGGCTCTCCTCCACTCAACTCCACCAAGTCGTTCGCCGTCAAGATTTTGGACGAGAATGACAACCCTCCTCGTTTCACCAAGGGACTCTATGTGCTGCAGGTGCACGAGAACAACATCCCAGGAGAGTACCTGGGCTCTGTGCTCGCCCAGGACCCCGACCTGGGCCAAAACGGCACAGTGTCCTACTCTATCCTGCCCTCGCACATCGGCGACGTGTCCATCTACACCTATGTGTCTGTGAACCCCACCAACGGAGCCATCTACGCCCTGCGCTCCTTTAACTATGAGCAGACCAAAGCTTTTGAGTTCAAGGTGCTCGCTAAGGACTCCGGCGCGCCCGCGCACTTGGAGAGCAACGCCACTGTTCGGGTGACTGTGCTAGACGTGAATGATAACGCTCCGGTGATCGTGCTGCCCACGCTGCAGAACGACACGGCTGAGCTGCAGGTGCCGCGGAACGCTGGGCTGGGCTACCTGGTGAGCACCGTGCGCGCCCTTGACAGCGACTTCGGCGAGAGCGGGCGCCTCACCTACGAGATCGTAGATGGTAACGACGACCACCTGTTTGAAATCGATCCGTCCAGCGGCGAGATTCGCACGCTTCACCCCTTCTGGGAGGACGTGACGCCGGTGGTGGAGCTGGTGGTGAAGGTGACTGACCACGGCAAGCCCACCCTGTCCGCAGTGGCCAAGCTCATCATCCGCTCGGTGAGCGGCTCCCTGCCCGAGGGGGTGCCCCGGGTGAACGGCGAGCAGCACCACTGGGACATGTCGCTGCCGCTCATCGTGACTCTGAGCACTATCTCCATCATCCTCCTGGCGGCCATGATCACCATCGCCGTCAAGTGCAAGCGCGAGAACAAGGAGATCCGCACTTACAACTGCCGCATCGCCGAGTACAGCCACCCGCAGCTGGGCGGGGGCAAGGGCAAGAAGAAGAAGATCAACAAAAATGATATCATGCTGGTGCAGAGCGAGGTGGAGGAGAGGAACGCCATGAACGTCATGAACGTGGTGAGCAGCCCCTCCCTGGCTACCTCCCCCATGTACTTCGACTACCAGACCCGCCTGCCCCTCAGCTCGCCCAGGTCGGAGGTGATGTATCTCAAACCGGCCTCCAACAACCTGACTGTCCCTCAGGGGCACGCGGGCTGCCACACCAGCTTCACCGGACAAGGGACTAATGCGAGCGAGACCCCGGCCACTCGGATGTCCATAATTCAGGTAGGAGACTTTTAGCCTAACTGGAACTTCACTTTCTTGCTGGTTGGGAGCTGTCCTGAAATGTTTGGAACAGGGCACTCCACACTGCCAGTAGCAGTGagaggggaattttttttaagtgaaaatgattTACACTTATGCCACTACGTGTAGAAGATATTCTATACATAACCCTCCCCATGTAGTCTAAAATCTACAAGATGTAAATGTCTTacttttcttacattttaaagtttatttttagaggttttAAAATGTTACCAATGTTaagtattcatattttattttactctatttgttggtttgcatttctttccCCCCCAAAAAGGATTTGTAGTGTAGAGAAAATACTGTTTTAGTTAATTTACTTCAAGTCCATTAAAACAATCTGACGCCAAAAGAAATGTTCACTCAACTATCAAGAAGTTAACCACTTGAAGTACAACATAGAAACCAGTCAGAATTTCAGAGCCTGAATCAATTGGAGCTAAGTTTTCACAACCCCTAAAAATCAGCTTCATATTTCAAAAGTGTTTTAAAGGATGTGaatctcatttattcttcacCTGAAACTGCAGCGTAATGCATTAGTGTAGCTTAAGCTTTGGAAATGTGAATTATGCTCTGAAGGTCTTAGAAAAGTTTGAGAAAATATTAGGCTCTGGAGAATGACTAGTAAGTCTCTGTGAAAAGTTTAAATTTGTTTTGTGATTTTCCTCATGTGTTGTTTCCTGGAATCAATGAGGTATGAAGAGTATACTAGAACAGCAGACTCACTCTGTGCTGTTGAAAACAGGAGGCAAAGTTGCACAAAAGGCACTTGTGCCAAAAATAATTCCAGGATGCATTTAGTTTTCATACTGTGTGTAACTTCATCATATCTACATGATATATATTAGATAGTATAATTTAAAGTTattgatatattaaaaaaaaaaacctcactgacCCAGCATGGACCCTAGACTCTTAACAACAGCAGGTGCCTGTATAGTGTTTGTCTAGTCACTGCCTAGTTTCTTTTATCCACTATTGAGTTGTGTCATGGAAAAACTTAATTCTTGCTTATTATGAATGTGTGTTGCTACAGATTACTCTGAATGAGCAATACTTGAAATGCACAATTGAGTTTAACTAAAAGTGACATTTTGAGAGAAAGATTAGTTTGGggcaaatgaaaataatttgttcAGAGTTTTATGCTTTGAAAGAGCAAACACCTTTTAATGACACTTGATTCAgtaatgtttttattattcaaaCAGAATAGTAAAAGTTCATAATCTCTAAATTTCTAACATAAGTATAACAAATACTAAAACTTAGCAAAATATTTTCCTATAATAGTATTATGTCCTTGTAGATCAGACTGTTGTACTTGATGGGCAACTGAATACTAAAGTATCAGTTGTAGTATTAATATCCGACTTTTTACAGTGTTTGCTATACACCAGTAATCATGGTTTTTTTGGAGGTCTATATAAAACTGAACAAGAAATTCCTCCCATAAAAAAACTGTAGTTTGTCTGAAAATCTGTGTAAAACTGGTATTTATGATAATTTCTTTAGAGGAAGATATGTTAATACACATTTCTAGATCTATGGTAGTCATTTGATAAATACACATATGTTACATATCTTTCTTACATTTTTACCATTGACAGTTACAAAGATATCACAGAGGGCTAATGTTTATTCTTCTACTTCAAGTACTATGAATTGAATTTGTATTTAGAGTGCAGTAAAAATGAAGTCTGTACAGTAGAATTCTCAGCAAACCTGATTCCTGGTCAGATTAGTGAGAAACAATCTTGGATGGAAGTATTCAGGAGGTTTTAGGGGGGTGGCGGGCAGGCATCCCTATACTGTGTTTACACCATATTCTTCTTGAAGCTGATTCCTCTCATTAGCAGTAAAACTTGAGCCaaagaaaatcacacacacacacacacacacacacacacacacacacacacacgaagggagagagagagaatttgaagagaaaacaaaagagacGAACTTCCTTGCTATTCCCTTTCTTCCCAAATCTTAACTCAAGCCATAAAGACACAGAAGaagtttttcttgattttttttttttttctcacagtggTTCAGTTTCCCATACTGTTCCTGCCCTGGAAATATCCTCAGTACACAATGTTAAAACAgactctttatttatttaatttttcctatTGAGTTTTTGCAGTCCTATAAAGGATACTTTTAAAATTCCTAATAGGttaatttccttttaaatgtgTCAGGTTTTTCTCAATGCTTATTATGGAGAACAAAGGAAATTGATTACAGTgacctttcctttttcctttcttttttaaactagtATGCTGCAAACACTTTGTGCTGAAGTGTCATGCTCAGATTAAAGTGTTCAGGTATCCCACAATCTTGTTTCAAGTGCATTTATTAACGTGTATTTAACACAGCCTGCTGAAGAAACACACTATTAATTTCATGTGTATTTCTGAAAGAATTTTAATCCACAAGTGCAGTTGGACTTAAATCTACTAGATCTAGGTTATTTTGATTTTCCAGCATCTGTGCTGGTTAGAATGTTCCCAGTGATTTCTAATGATGGAATGAAAATAATATCATAGTTGTTTTGAAATACACTGGTTAAGAGTGGTGATATGAAATTTAGGAACTTTAGGATTTATAAGACTCATGTTACAACTCAAATTAAAATTTCTCAAAAGATTTTTTATGAGTCACAGGGTCTAAAATGCTATGGTTAAGATCCCTAGGTTCTTGGgcataagaatatttttattggaAATGGATGCAGAATAATCACGTAAGCTTGTGTAGAAAGAATGGTTTGTGAGAAGAGACGTTTTCACCAAGTTTCTCAGCCCAAGTCAAGTCAGTCTATGAAGTGTTTAAACAATTGGCTAGTGATGAAAGTACCCTCAATAGTGTGACTCATAATGCAACATTgttataatggaatattttatttattttaaagttacgaaagtgattttgaaaaataggaaCCAAGACCTTGTCATAGGTAAGGCAAATAGATCATTACAacaaatctataaaaaaaaaaacaaaacactgttcATAGGAGCAATTTCCATGTGAATTATTTCATGTGTTAGTATGAAAATCTAAAATCAAGTAGAGATCATTAATAATTGTCACGAGTAACTGCTGATCGTGGCTTGGCAAGAATTATTTGTTAAATCTCAGGGTAACTTTTCAACAGGTGTTTTCAACGAAGGCCTGgctgagaagagggaggaggctggagacTTCTCATTGGTGGGAGAATAACCAGTTTTGTTTGAACATCTgtgttttcagacttttttttttttttgagcatgaCTACAAGTCATTTTAATATGCTatcatagaagaaaatatactgaGCCAGCAGAATAAGATGtactaaaataaatttttcaaaGGAATACATTCTTACACAGTGTTTTACagttcaattttaaaagattcacATTGGGGTTGACTTTAGGTTCTTTATGCTGGCAGAGGGAATCCTTTTGCTATAACTGCGTGGTCTCTTCAATAAAAGTGAATTAAACAGATGGTAAATGCTTACAGTCAATCCAAATATGTTAAAATGAGATAGAGGTATAGAGGACTAAAGTATCATAGTGTCGACAAGAATTTCAGTATTTTAGAATGAAAGGGTGAAAGGAAAAAAGTATACCTTTACTAGAGACATTAACTGTTACCTGTCTTTATTCCTGCTTCTCTAACACAAGAGATTCTTGACTTGGGACTCAGATGAGTTCTCAAGACCACAATCTTCAAAACTTCATACTCTAGTATATTAATGATTTCAGTAACAAGCACAAGTATGCCAacaatttttttcacttacaattaaaaaattttttgcaatGTTATTATAAGACGGTACGTTTTGATTAGTTATATGcatttgtttccataaacttgaTGTATATCTGTCTCTATTCATAGGGGTTTTTGTGGACTGAGTAGGAAGGGAATATCCCTTTCTCACTGCAGGCCTTTAGGACTGTCTTGTCCATTTGCCTTTTGAAGTTTCTTATAAGATAGGATGTATTCTTACCCCAGATTAACAGGAGTACACaatcataaaatgtatttttctgttttacattatTTAAAAGTAGCACAAATAAAGtaggaataaacttaaaaagATAATCAGCGATTAAGGTGTTTTGAATTTCTTTGgagaggagtttaaaatacaaattattaacatatttttaatatattcttac
This window encodes:
- the PCDH17 gene encoding protocadherin-17, which translates into the protein MYLSICCCFLLWAPALTLKNLNYSVPEEQGAGTVIGNIGKDARLQPGLLPAERGGGGGGGGRSKSGSYRVLENSAPHLLDVDADSGLLYTKQRIDRESLCRHNAKCQLSLEVFANDKEICMIKVEIQDINDNAPSFPSDQIEMDISENAAPGTRFPLTSAHDPDAGENGLRTYLLTRDDHGLFALDVKSRGDGTKFPELVIQKALDREQQNHHTLVLTALDGGEPPRSATVQINVKVIDSNDNSPVFEAPSYLVELPENAPLGTVVIDLNATDADEGPNGEVIYSFSSYVPDRVRELFSIDPKTGLIRVKGNLDYEENGMLEIDVQARDMGPNPIPAHCKVTVKLIDRNDNAPSIGFVSVRQGALSEAAPPGTVIALVRVTDRDSGKNGQLQCRVLGGGGAGGGGGGLGGPGGSVPFKLEENYDNFYTVVTDRPLDRETQDEYNVTIVARDGGSPPLNSTKSFAVKILDENDNPPRFTKGLYVLQVHENNIPGEYLGSVLAQDPDLGQNGTVSYSILPSHIGDVSIYTYVSVNPTNGAIYALRSFNYEQTKAFEFKVLAKDSGAPAHLESNATVRVTVLDVNDNAPVIVLPTLQNDTAELQVPRNAGLGYLVSTVRALDSDFGESGRLTYEIVDGNDDHLFEIDPSSGEIRTLHPFWEDVTPVVELVVKVTDHGKPTLSAVAKLIIRSVSGSLPEGVPRVNGEQHHWDMSLPLIVTLSTISIILLAAMITIAVKCKRENKEIRTYNCRIAEYSHPQLGGGKGKKKKINKNDIMLVQSEVEERNAMNVMNVVSSPSLATSPMYFDYQTRLPLSSPRSEVMYLKPASNNLTVPQGHAGCHTSFTGQGTNASETPATRMSIIQTDNFPAEPNYMGSRQQFVQSSSTFKDPERASLRDSGHGDSDQADSDQDTNKGSCCDMSVREALKMKTTSTKSQPLEQEPEECVNCTDECRVLGHSDRCWMPQFPATNQAENADYRTNLFVPTVEANVETETYETVNPTGKKTFCTFGKDKREHTILIANVKPYLKAKRALSPLLQEVPSASSSPTKAGIEPCPSTKGSLDGCEAKPGALAEASGQYLPTDSQYLSPSKQPRDPPFLASEQMARVFADVHSRASRDSSEMGAVLEHLDHPNRDLGRESVDAEEVVREIDKLLQDCRGNDPVAVRK